A single Streptomyces sp. Edi2 DNA region contains:
- the bcp gene encoding thioredoxin-dependent thiol peroxidase has protein sequence MSERLQPGDTAPAFTLPDADGKQVSLADHRGRKVIVYFYPAALTPGCTKQACDFTDNLGFLAGHGYDVIGISPDKPEKLAKFREKEDLKVTLLGDPGKEVLEAYGAFGEKKLYGKTVTGVIRSTVILDEEGTVERALYNVKATGHVAKIIKDLGL, from the coding sequence ATGAGCGAGCGACTGCAGCCGGGCGACACCGCCCCCGCCTTCACCCTGCCCGACGCGGACGGCAAGCAGGTCTCGCTCGCCGACCACCGGGGCCGCAAGGTCATCGTCTACTTCTACCCGGCCGCCCTGACCCCCGGCTGCACCAAGCAGGCCTGCGACTTCACCGACAACCTCGGCTTCCTCGCCGGCCACGGCTACGACGTCATCGGCATCTCCCCCGACAAGCCGGAGAAGCTCGCCAAGTTCCGGGAGAAGGAGGACCTGAAGGTCACCCTCCTCGGCGACCCCGGCAAGGAGGTCCTGGAGGCCTACGGCGCCTTCGGCGAGAAGAAGCTCTACGGCAAGACCGTCACCGGCGTCATCCGCTCCACCGTCATCCTCGACGAGGAGGGCACGGTCGAGCGCGCCCTCTACAACGTCAAGGCCACCGGGCATGTCGCTAAGATCATCAAGGACCTGGGGCTGTAG
- a CDS encoding HAMP domain-containing sensor histidine kinase, with protein MGIRGRIALAISGMTALAVVVLGFAVHHIADAERERAARAYQDDRLSSALQIYERDGTRALGAQVDDATLPSPLRDAVFKNRSGTYISGGEDPRVWAATGVGGSGEGAPTRTLSVSAAYPHDDPSQLALDRALLIAGCGTVVLMAVVSWFVAQRLSRRLRLSAAAARRIAAGEAPDADALASNGRDEVAELGRSVHHMATSLAAQAQAEREFTADVAHELRTPVAGLVAAAELLPQPRAVELVRDRAQAMRRLVEDLLEVSRLDAGVERADLDACELPSLVRGIVQRAARQRGVDEVSVSVEGEPRIVETDRRRVERVLVNLLANAAKHGKPPIEVVVAGARIVVRDHGPGYPAELCAEGPRRFRTAAPERGTGHGLGLTIAAGQAGVLGARLDFGAAADGGAEAVLELPEWEGPACPTAPGP; from the coding sequence ATGGGCATTCGAGGCCGGATCGCCCTGGCCATTTCAGGTATGACGGCGCTGGCCGTGGTGGTGCTCGGTTTTGCGGTGCACCACATAGCGGACGCCGAGCGGGAGCGGGCGGCGCGGGCGTATCAGGACGACCGGCTGAGTTCGGCGCTGCAGATCTACGAGCGGGACGGCACGCGGGCGCTGGGGGCGCAGGTGGACGATGCGACCCTGCCGTCGCCGTTGCGGGACGCGGTGTTCAAGAACCGGTCGGGGACGTACATCAGCGGTGGTGAGGACCCCCGGGTGTGGGCGGCGACCGGGGTCGGGGGCTCCGGCGAGGGCGCGCCGACGCGGACGCTGTCGGTGTCCGCGGCCTACCCGCACGACGATCCGTCGCAGCTGGCGCTGGACCGGGCGCTGCTGATCGCGGGGTGCGGCACGGTCGTGCTGATGGCGGTGGTGTCGTGGTTCGTCGCGCAGCGGCTGTCGCGGCGGCTGCGGCTGAGTGCGGCGGCGGCGCGGCGGATCGCGGCGGGGGAGGCGCCGGACGCGGATGCGCTGGCGAGCAACGGCCGCGACGAGGTGGCCGAGTTGGGCCGGAGCGTGCATCACATGGCGACGTCGCTGGCGGCCCAGGCGCAGGCGGAGCGCGAGTTCACCGCGGATGTGGCGCATGAGCTGCGGACGCCGGTGGCCGGTCTGGTCGCGGCCGCCGAGCTGTTGCCGCAGCCGCGGGCGGTGGAGCTGGTGCGGGACCGGGCGCAGGCGATGCGGCGGCTGGTGGAGGACCTGCTGGAGGTCTCGCGGCTGGACGCGGGGGTGGAGCGGGCGGATCTGGACGCCTGTGAGCTGCCGTCGCTGGTGCGCGGGATCGTGCAGCGGGCGGCGCGCCAGCGCGGGGTGGACGAGGTGTCGGTGTCCGTGGAGGGGGAGCCGCGGATCGTGGAGACGGACCGGCGGCGGGTGGAGCGGGTGCTGGTGAACCTGCTGGCGAACGCGGCCAAGCACGGCAAGCCGCCGATCGAGGTGGTGGTGGCGGGGGCGCGGATCGTGGTGCGCGATCACGGCCCCGGCTATCCGGCGGAGCTGTGTGCGGAGGGGCCGCGGCGGTTCCGTACGGCGGCGCCGGAGCGGGGGACCGGGCACGGTCTGGGGCTGACGATCGCGGCCGGGCAGGCGGGGGTGCTGGGGGCGCGGCTGGACTTCGGCGCTGCCGCGGACGGCGGCGCCGAAGCGGTGCTCGAACTGCCGGAGTGGGAGGGGCCGGCGTGCCCTACAGCCCCAGGTCCTTGA